Part of the Oligoflexus sp. genome, TGGATCTCACCACCTTGCTGCTGGGCGAGTTCCCGCAGAGCCGCAAGGCCCATGCCGCGACCGCTGGATAGACTGATGTGATCGGCGGTGGTGACCTCATCCTGCCACAGGATTTGCGCCAGCTCGTCCTTGTTGCGGAAGGTCCAGCCGCGCGCCTTGGCAATCGCTTCGAGCTTGCTCCATTGGATGCCGGCCCCACGATCCCAGATGCGAACCTGAAGGCCTGTGGGCAGGCGCAGTGTTTCGATCCGGAAATCCAAAGGCCTTGGCACATGCCCGGCAGTCTCGGGACGGATATAGCCATGATCCACAGCGTTGTTCAGCGCATGGGTGAAGACAGTTTCCATGGTCCGCAGAAGGTCCGAGGTCCAGCCCTGCCAGCTGTCGATGAATTCAAGCCGCAAGGGTCGGTCCTCAAGATCTGGATAACGCTGACGGATGTCTTGAAAGATGCGATTACAGATGGCAAGGATGCTGTCCTGAGATGCGGAGCCGCCCGGCAGCATCGTACTGAAAAGGGATTCATAGTGGGCAAGCAGCTGATCGAGCGACTGCAGCAGGGCTGCGGGATAGGTCGCGGCTGAGCGGATTCCGTCTTCGATCAGATGAATTTCCGCGGCCAGATTCTTCAGACCCAAGGAACGGGCGTTGCCTTTCAGGGTGTGCCAGTGCCGTTTGGCAAGCGCATCGGCCTTCGCATCGGGCGCAAGGCACGCTGTCAGCCATTGCCGGGTATCCCGAATGCAGTCGGTGGCCCGCGCAAAATTCTGCGTGACCAGTTCCTGCCACAGGCGCTGCAAATAATCATGACGTGACTTCTCCTTCAGCACCTCATGTTTCAGCTGCTCTTCATGCGTATCATCGCGGATGACCAGCTGCAGTCCCCGCACGCAGCGTGTTCTATCCCAAAGAGGTTGCCAGGAAATATTCAGGATTTTGGATTTGTAAGGCAGTCGACTCGGCAGCTGCGCAGCATTCAATTCCCAGGCGAGTTCCTCTTCATTCAAAAGGGCGCTCAGGCTTTGCCGGATTCTTTCCTTTTCATCCCCGGGCAAGGAACTGGGGGCGATCACGCAATCGAAGAGAGTGCGCGAGGCCAGGTCGTCGCCTTCCTGCAAGAGGCTTTCGAGCTGCTGGGAATGACCGGCCTTGATGATGCCCTGGGCGTTGCAGTGCAGGATGCCTTCATGAATGGAATCGAGTATGCCCTGGATGTGCTCCTTCTGCTTTTTGATGATTTTATCCTTGATGCGAAAGCGCATCAGGATGCCGATGATCACGAGCGAGAGGAGGACCCCGATGCTCAGATAGATCCTTTGCCTTGCGCTCTCCTTCAGCTCTTTTTCCTGGATGGTGTTCTTATGCTCCAGCTTTTGCAGCTCGAATTCCGCATTCAGCTTCTGACTGAGGCGTCGATCATTCT contains:
- a CDS encoding ATP-binding protein produces the protein AQSQGSLQRDADVYGPLKKAEQLARRFHDSYLLVYVLGLQSSEAADSFRPQEALQKLQEANEILQTQPEDDWVLLQRQDLASYYNQVGDRHRLAWETYQDILKSIQGRPGYRFMKHILNFNRGLSYMKSDNDSGALDALHEALIWAKAIQDPGSMAMTQQAIAMIHQNQGHLEKALASAHEAQKNFEALNAPHRRYWNSMVLAELYMAQRNVEAAEGYAADARHWLEQSKYHRDEYPYLEFMANLSSEKSQHKKASELWRELYFKRYESIAENDRRLSQKLNAEFELQKLEHKNTIQEKELKESARQRIYLSIGVLLSLVIIGILMRFRIKDKIIKKQKEHIQGILDSIHEGILHCNAQGIIKAGHSQQLESLLQEGDDLASRTLFDCVIAPSSLPGDEKERIRQSLSALLNEEELAWELNAAQLPSRLPYKSKILNISWQPLWDRTRCVRGLQLVIRDDTHEEQLKHEVLKEKSRHDYLQRLWQELVTQNFARATDCIRDTRQWLTACLAPDAKADALAKRHWHTLKGNARSLGLKNLAAEIHLIEDGIRSAATYPAALLQSLDQLLAHYESLFSTMLPGGSASQDSILAICNRIFQDIRQRYPDLEDRPLRLEFIDSWQGWTSDLLRTMETVFTHALNNAVDHGYIRPETAGHVPRPLDFRIETLRLPTGLQVRIWDRGAGIQWSKLEAIAKARGWTFRNKDELAQILWQDEVTTADHISLSSGRGMGLAALRELAQQQGGEIQLSDRSDGDSGTCLQLILPISGDRRSTLKCS